In one Sphingobacterium daejeonense genomic region, the following are encoded:
- a CDS encoding DedA family protein: protein MEFISALIDFILHIDKHLIDITQEYQTWTYLILFLIIFAETGLVVTPFLPGDSVLFAMGALIAKPETNLSLWIMMLLLIAAAIIGDFVNYEIGKHFGQRVFTKDSKIFKLSYLEKTQNFYGKYGLKTIIYARFVPIVRTFAPFVAGIAKMPYSKFGLYNIVGGVLWVSMFLLGGYFFGQISFVKENFSIVVLAIIGISLLPPIIELIKEKTSKKTV, encoded by the coding sequence ATGGAATTTATATCTGCCTTAATCGATTTTATTCTTCATATCGACAAACATCTGATCGATATCACGCAAGAATATCAAACATGGACTTACTTGATTCTTTTCTTGATCATCTTTGCTGAAACGGGCCTTGTTGTAACCCCTTTTTTGCCGGGCGATTCTGTTTTGTTTGCCATGGGTGCTTTGATTGCAAAGCCAGAAACAAATCTTAGCTTATGGATAATGATGCTTTTATTGATTGCCGCAGCTATTATTGGCGATTTTGTAAACTACGAAATTGGTAAGCATTTTGGTCAACGCGTCTTTACCAAGGATTCCAAGATATTTAAACTTTCCTACCTTGAGAAAACACAGAACTTTTATGGCAAATACGGATTAAAAACCATTATTTATGCTCGTTTTGTTCCCATTGTAAGGACATTTGCGCCATTTGTTGCAGGAATAGCCAAGATGCCTTACTCAAAATTTGGACTCTACAATATTGTTGGGGGCGTGTTATGGGTGAGCATGTTCCTTTTGGGCGGTTATTTTTTCGGACAGATCTCTTTTGTCAAAGAAAATTTCTCCATTGTCGTTCTTGCTATTATCGGTATTTCTCTCTTACCTCCTATTATTGAGTTGATTAAGGAGAAAACTTCAAAAAAAACGGTTTAA
- a CDS encoding DedA family protein, translating into MDLIYSLIDFILHIDDHLVEIVNNYQTWTYLILFLIIFAETGLVVTPFLPGDSLLFAAGAIIAKPETNLNVFVMWGLLMVAGILGDMVNYHIGKYIGPKAFSGKYKFLKKEYLEKTEKFYEKYGGKTIIYARFVPIVRTFAPFVAGVGSMSYGKFASYNVIGAILWVTSFLFIGYFFGGLPIIKDNFTIVVFAIIFLSILPPIIEIVKEKFSKKKEAE; encoded by the coding sequence TTGGATTTAATTTATTCCCTAATTGACTTTATCCTCCATATTGATGACCATTTGGTGGAAATCGTCAATAACTATCAGACTTGGACCTATTTGATCCTGTTCCTGATTATTTTTGCCGAAACAGGTCTTGTTGTGACACCATTCCTTCCCGGAGACTCACTTTTATTTGCTGCAGGTGCTATTATAGCAAAACCTGAAACAAACCTGAACGTTTTTGTAATGTGGGGATTGTTAATGGTTGCGGGAATTCTAGGAGATATGGTCAACTACCATATCGGTAAATACATTGGTCCAAAAGCATTCTCAGGAAAATATAAGTTCCTGAAAAAAGAATACCTGGAAAAAACAGAGAAATTCTACGAAAAATACGGTGGAAAGACCATTATCTATGCGCGCTTTGTCCCAATCGTTAGAACATTCGCCCCATTTGTAGCTGGTGTAGGATCCATGTCCTATGGTAAATTCGCCTCATACAATGTAATCGGTGCAATCCTGTGGGTAACCTCATTCTTATTTATTGGCTATTTCTTCGGTGGTCTGCCAATTATCAAAGACAACTTTACAATCGTAGTATTTGCAATTATATTCTTGTCAATACTCCCTCCAATCATAGAGATCGTAAAAGAAAAATTTTCAAAAAAGAAGGAAGCTGAGTAA
- the gmk gene encoding guanylate kinase: MSGKLIIFSAPSGAGKTTIVRRLLDKHGDKIAFSISASTRQPRGAEVDGVDYYFVSKEDFLHKVAKHEFIEFEEVYSGTFYGTLRSEVERIWNEGKHVIFDIDVVGGLRLKSKFPNEALAIFVNPPSLEILKERLAGRGTDSEEKLKERFAKAEHELSFANKFDVILQNNDLETACAEAEKLVLDFINS; encoded by the coding sequence ATGAGCGGCAAACTAATTATTTTTTCTGCTCCTTCTGGCGCAGGAAAAACCACTATTGTCAGAAGATTATTGGATAAACATGGCGACAAGATTGCTTTTTCGATCTCTGCAAGTACACGCCAACCACGTGGTGCGGAAGTCGATGGGGTTGACTATTATTTTGTTTCCAAAGAAGACTTTTTGCACAAAGTTGCTAAACACGAGTTTATAGAATTTGAAGAGGTTTATTCAGGAACATTCTATGGAACTTTACGTTCTGAAGTTGAGCGTATTTGGAATGAAGGAAAGCATGTAATCTTTGATATTGATGTAGTAGGAGGTCTGAGATTGAAATCGAAGTTTCCTAATGAAGCGCTCGCTATATTTGTTAATCCACCATCACTGGAAATATTGAAAGAAAGGCTTGCTGGGAGAGGAACAGATTCTGAAGAGAAACTGAAAGAGCGATTTGCCAAAGCGGAACATGAGCTGAGCTTTGCCAACAAATTCGACGTTATTCTACAGAACAATGATTTAGAAACAGCCTGTGCTGAAGCCGAGAAATTAGTCCTGGATTTTATTAATTCTTAA
- a CDS encoding DNA polymerase III subunit: MQFKNIVGHQELKQHLISTVAENRVSHAQLFLGPEGSGSLALALAYAQFINCEQRLEIDSCGTCPSCIKYDKLIHPDLHFSYPFFAKHKDDTATTFIEDWRKAFLENPYMSLGHWRNQLEAENKQANINIAEAHDIIKKLSLKSFEAEYKVLIVWLPEYLDTQGNALLKLIEEPPAKTLFLLVAENQDKILNTIISRTQLVKVNKYSHEELMQYLIDEKGIEANRANEISFIAEGNIQTALDQIAEASNENFDLLIRWLRCIVTDAGLNIIQICDDEISKLGRENQKLFLMYSINVLRQIVLLNQGLHELVFLKNAELDFVQKFSEITTLEKLETAIDMLEKTHYSVERNANPKILFLDLSLQLVLLFKYNTFPKGTQYI, translated from the coding sequence ATGCAATTTAAAAATATCGTAGGGCATCAGGAGCTCAAACAACATCTAATTTCTACGGTTGCTGAAAACCGTGTAAGTCACGCACAACTATTTTTAGGCCCTGAGGGGTCTGGTAGTTTAGCATTGGCATTGGCTTACGCGCAATTTATCAATTGTGAGCAACGCTTGGAAATTGATAGTTGTGGCACCTGTCCATCCTGCATAAAATATGATAAATTGATCCACCCTGACCTTCATTTTTCTTACCCATTTTTTGCCAAGCACAAAGATGACACTGCCACGACTTTTATTGAAGATTGGCGGAAGGCATTTTTAGAAAACCCCTATATGAGCTTAGGGCATTGGCGCAATCAATTGGAGGCGGAAAACAAACAAGCAAACATCAACATTGCTGAGGCACATGATATCATCAAAAAATTAAGCCTTAAATCCTTTGAAGCGGAATACAAGGTTTTGATCGTGTGGCTGCCCGAATATTTGGATACGCAAGGGAATGCATTGTTGAAGCTCATTGAGGAGCCGCCAGCAAAGACCCTCTTTTTATTGGTTGCAGAGAATCAGGATAAAATCTTAAATACGATAATCTCAAGAACGCAATTGGTAAAGGTGAATAAGTATTCACATGAAGAGCTGATGCAATACCTGATTGACGAAAAGGGCATTGAGGCCAATCGCGCAAATGAGATTTCCTTCATTGCTGAGGGCAATATTCAGACTGCTCTTGATCAAATTGCGGAAGCATCAAATGAAAATTTCGATCTGTTGATTCGTTGGTTAAGATGTATCGTCACTGATGCGGGTTTGAATATTATTCAAATCTGTGATGATGAGATCAGCAAATTGGGGCGGGAGAACCAAAAATTGTTCTTGATGTATAGCATCAATGTCTTAAGACAGATTGTGTTATTAAACCAAGGGCTGCATGAACTAGTCTTTTTAAAGAATGCTGAATTGGATTTTGTCCAAAAGTTCAGCGAGATAACGACTTTGGAGAAGTTGGAAACTGCGATAGATATGCTTGAGAAAACGCATTATTCTGTTGAAAGAAATGCAAATCCTAAAATATTATTTTTAGATTTATCTTTGCAGTTAGTTTTACTATTTAAATACAATACGTTCCCTAAGGGGACTCAATATATATAA
- a CDS encoding CsbD family protein: MDRLDLKGKWNELKGKIKQQYAEWTDDDLAYEEGKDDELLGKLQQKLGKSREEVIDWLNKLG, from the coding sequence ATGGATAGATTAGATTTAAAAGGAAAATGGAACGAGTTGAAGGGTAAAATCAAACAACAGTATGCAGAATGGACTGATGATGATTTAGCTTATGAAGAAGGAAAAGATGATGAGTTATTAGGAAAGCTTCAACAAAAATTGGGAAAATCCAGAGAAGAGGTAATTGACTGGTTGAATAAACTGGGTTAA
- the surE gene encoding 5'/3'-nucleotidase SurE, translating into MTKKRPTILVVNDDGITAPGIKVLLEVMQEIGDVVVVAPDSPQSGMGHAITIGKPLRLDKIDLYEGVEMYKCSGTPVDCVKLAVNKIFKGKKPDLCVSGINHGLNYSINVLYSGTMSAAVEGAIEGIPSIGYSLDDFHHNADFSHTRPWVKTIAEQVLLNGLPKNSLLNVNFPNKREEIKGIKICRQANAKWFEEFDERLDPYNREYFWMTGNFDLQDRGEDTDAYAILNGYVSIVPTQFDMTAHHVIPELNSWSFDK; encoded by the coding sequence ATGACAAAAAAGAGACCCACTATACTTGTTGTAAATGATGACGGTATTACTGCTCCAGGAATCAAGGTTCTTTTAGAGGTGATGCAAGAGATCGGGGATGTTGTAGTTGTTGCTCCTGACAGCCCACAATCAGGAATGGGACATGCTATAACGATCGGAAAGCCATTGAGGTTAGATAAAATCGACCTTTATGAAGGTGTTGAGATGTATAAATGCTCAGGTACTCCTGTAGACTGTGTTAAATTGGCAGTAAACAAGATCTTCAAGGGCAAGAAGCCAGATTTATGTGTTTCTGGAATCAACCATGGCTTGAACTATTCTATCAATGTGTTGTATTCGGGCACGATGTCTGCAGCAGTGGAAGGAGCCATAGAAGGAATTCCATCAATTGGTTACTCTTTGGACGACTTTCATCACAATGCAGATTTCTCGCATACGAGACCTTGGGTAAAGACAATCGCAGAGCAGGTTCTGTTAAATGGATTGCCTAAGAATTCTTTATTGAACGTTAACTTTCCGAACAAAAGAGAGGAAATCAAGGGCATTAAGATCTGTAGGCAGGCGAACGCGAAGTGGTTTGAGGAGTTTGATGAAAGGTTGGACCCATATAACAGGGAATATTTCTGGATGACTGGAAACTTCGATCTTCAGGATCGCGGTGAGGACACGGATGCTTATGCTATCCTTAACGGTTATGTATCCATTGTTCCGACGCAATTTGACATGACGGCTCATCACGTTATACCGGAGTTGAATTCATGGTCTTTTGACAAATAA
- the secA gene encoding preprotein translocase subunit SecA produces the protein MLKFLSKLFGSKSERDVKGVQPLVNKIKEEYEKLSSLTHDELRGKTADFKQRISDYLQDIDNEINGLKTEAEATEDMELKTSTYDKIDKLTKDRDKKLEEVLLDILPEAFAVVKETARRFTENKEIEVTASQFDRDIAARKPNVTIEGDKARWKNTWTAAGTEVTWNMVHYDVQLIGGIVLHQGKIAEMSTGEGKTLVGTLPTYLNALAGQGIHIVTVNDYLARRDSEWNGPIFEFHGMSVDCIDKYQPNSPQRRQAYMCDIVYGTNNEFGFDYLRDNMTNTKESMVQRKLHFAMIDEVDSVLIDDARTPLIISGPIPLGDQHEFYQLKPRIERLVNAQKAYINTVLNQAKKAIADNDTDPEKGGLALFRAYRGLPKNKALIKYLSEGNHRQILQKVENYYMQEQNRHMPKADAELFFVIDEKNNQVELTEKGIELITATGEDPNFFILPDVGTEIAEIEKSSIPVEEKAQRKEELMRDYSVKAERIHSINQLLKAYTLFEIDDQYIVDDGKVKIVDEQTGRIMDGRRYSDGLHQAIEAKENVKVEDATQTYATITLQNYFRMYHKLSGMTGTASTEAGELWEIYKLDVVEIPTNKAIQRDDRQDLIYRTAREKYNAVAQEIQTLTEQGRPVLVGTTSVEISELLSRMLKLRGVKHNVLNAKLHQKEADIVAEAGRPGQVTIATNMAGRGTDIKLTSEVINAGGLAIIGTERHESRRVDRQLRGRAGRQGDPGSSQFFVSLEDPLMRLFASERISNLMVKMGVEDGEVMQHGMLTKSIERAQRKVEENNFGTRKHLLEYDDVMNSQRTVIYTKRKNALFGERLDVDLNNTIYDVVEDVVLEAKQDNSFDEFQIEVIRIFAINPEISQEEFASNSAPTLVDKLFDQVISHYHRKAVNIAEQTLPVLTNVLAERGGMIENIIVPFSDGIRGIQVATNLQKAVESKGKEVFKSFEKGIVLALIDEAWKEHLREMDDLKQSVQNARYEQKDPIIIYKMEAYNLFKTMLAGMNKDIVSFLFKGEIPGQQQEPQNIQAARPEAPKVKVKETKEELSSPTGVSEEDLNTQEPQVTQPIRKDQAIGRNDECPCGSGLKYKNCHGKQG, from the coding sequence ATGTTAAAGTTTTTAAGCAAATTATTTGGTAGTAAGTCTGAGCGAGATGTCAAAGGAGTACAACCATTAGTAAATAAAATCAAGGAAGAATACGAGAAACTATCCTCATTAACACATGATGAGTTGCGTGGGAAGACAGCAGATTTTAAACAAAGAATCAGCGACTATTTGCAGGATATCGACAATGAAATCAACGGTCTGAAAACAGAGGCAGAAGCTACCGAAGATATGGAGCTGAAAACTTCAACCTACGACAAGATTGACAAATTGACAAAAGATCGCGACAAAAAGCTTGAGGAAGTATTATTAGATATATTACCTGAAGCTTTTGCTGTTGTTAAGGAGACTGCACGTCGCTTTACAGAAAATAAAGAAATCGAGGTTACAGCTTCGCAATTCGATAGAGATATTGCAGCTCGCAAACCAAATGTTACCATAGAGGGTGACAAAGCACGTTGGAAAAATACATGGACGGCAGCCGGTACTGAAGTTACCTGGAATATGGTTCACTATGATGTTCAGTTGATCGGTGGTATCGTTCTGCACCAAGGTAAGATTGCTGAGATGTCAACGGGTGAAGGTAAAACTTTAGTAGGAACATTGCCGACCTATCTGAACGCATTGGCAGGTCAAGGAATACACATTGTAACGGTGAATGATTACTTAGCACGTCGTGACTCGGAATGGAATGGTCCAATCTTCGAGTTCCACGGAATGAGTGTTGACTGTATCGACAAATACCAACCTAACTCACCACAACGCCGTCAAGCCTATATGTGTGATATCGTTTATGGTACAAACAATGAGTTTGGTTTTGACTATTTACGTGACAACATGACCAATACCAAGGAGTCTATGGTTCAGCGCAAACTTCACTTTGCAATGATCGATGAGGTGGATTCGGTATTGATTGATGATGCCCGTACGCCATTGATTATCTCTGGTCCTATCCCATTGGGAGATCAACATGAGTTCTATCAGTTGAAACCTAGGATCGAGCGTTTGGTAAATGCTCAGAAAGCATATATCAATACGGTATTGAACCAAGCTAAGAAAGCTATTGCAGACAATGATACCGATCCTGAAAAAGGAGGATTGGCATTGTTCCGTGCTTATAGAGGTTTGCCAAAGAACAAAGCATTAATTAAATATTTGTCTGAAGGCAATCACCGTCAGATTCTTCAAAAGGTTGAAAACTACTATATGCAAGAGCAGAATCGCCATATGCCTAAAGCAGATGCGGAATTGTTCTTTGTAATTGATGAGAAAAACAACCAAGTTGAACTTACTGAAAAAGGAATTGAATTAATTACAGCAACAGGTGAAGATCCAAACTTCTTTATCCTTCCAGATGTAGGTACCGAGATCGCTGAGATCGAAAAATCAAGTATTCCTGTTGAAGAGAAAGCACAAAGAAAAGAAGAGTTAATGCGTGATTATTCTGTTAAAGCAGAGCGTATTCACTCTATCAACCAATTGTTGAAAGCATATACCTTATTTGAAATCGATGATCAATATATCGTTGATGATGGTAAAGTAAAGATCGTTGATGAGCAAACTGGTCGTATCATGGATGGCCGTCGTTATTCTGACGGGTTGCACCAAGCGATTGAGGCGAAAGAAAACGTTAAGGTTGAGGATGCAACTCAAACATATGCTACCATTACTTTACAGAACTACTTCCGTATGTACCATAAATTGTCAGGTATGACTGGTACAGCCTCTACTGAAGCGGGTGAGTTATGGGAAATCTACAAATTGGATGTGGTTGAGATACCTACAAACAAGGCTATCCAGCGCGATGACCGTCAGGATTTAATTTATCGTACGGCTCGTGAAAAATATAATGCGGTTGCACAAGAGATCCAAACGTTGACAGAACAAGGCCGTCCGGTATTGGTTGGTACGACCTCTGTTGAGATTTCGGAATTATTGAGCCGTATGTTGAAGTTACGTGGTGTTAAGCACAATGTATTGAACGCGAAATTACACCAGAAAGAGGCTGATATCGTTGCTGAGGCAGGTCGTCCAGGTCAGGTAACTATTGCTACCAACATGGCTGGTCGTGGTACGGATATTAAGCTTACTTCTGAGGTTATCAATGCAGGTGGTTTAGCAATTATTGGTACGGAGCGTCACGAATCTCGTCGTGTTGACCGTCAGTTAAGAGGTCGTGCAGGACGTCAAGGTGACCCAGGATCATCACAGTTCTTTGTATCACTTGAAGATCCATTGATGCGTTTATTCGCTTCAGAGCGTATTTCAAACCTAATGGTTAAGATGGGTGTTGAAGATGGTGAGGTGATGCAACATGGTATGTTGACTAAGTCCATCGAAAGAGCACAACGCAAAGTCGAGGAAAACAACTTCGGAACACGTAAGCATTTGTTGGAATATGACGACGTGATGAACTCACAGCGTACTGTAATCTATACTAAACGTAAAAATGCGTTGTTCGGTGAGCGTTTAGACGTTGATTTGAACAATACAATTTATGATGTTGTTGAAGACGTTGTTTTGGAAGCAAAACAAGACAATTCATTTGATGAGTTTCAAATTGAGGTGATTCGTATTTTTGCGATCAACCCTGAGATTTCTCAAGAAGAATTTGCAAGTAATTCTGCTCCTACATTAGTTGACAAGCTATTTGACCAAGTTATTTCACATTACCACCGCAAGGCAGTAAATATTGCTGAGCAAACCCTGCCAGTCCTTACAAATGTATTGGCTGAACGTGGTGGAATGATAGAAAATATCATCGTTCCTTTTTCAGATGGAATTCGTGGCATTCAAGTTGCTACAAATCTTCAAAAAGCTGTAGAAAGTAAAGGTAAAGAAGTTTTCAAATCATTCGAGAAAGGCATTGTATTGGCTTTGATCGATGAGGCATGGAAAGAGCATCTTCGTGAGATGGATGATTTGAAACAATCTGTACAGAATGCTAGATATGAGCAAAAAGATCCGATCATTATCTATAAAATGGAGGCTTACAACTTATTTAAAACGATGTTGGCCGGCATGAACAAAGATATTGTCAGCTTCTTGTTCAAAGGCGAAATTCCTGGACAGCAGCAAGAACCTCAAAACATTCAAGCAGCACGCCCAGAGGCACCGAAGGTAAAGGTAAAAGAGACAAAAGAAGAGTTAAGTTCACCAACAGGGGTATCAGAGGAAGACTTGAATACACAAGAGCCTCAAGTTACTCAGCCGATCCGTAAAGATCAGGCAATTGGTAGAAACGATGAATGTCCTTGTGGTTCTGGGTTGAAGTACAAAAACTGTCACGGGAAACAAGGTTAA
- a CDS encoding CAP domain-containing protein: MRYLLFAFILWAQPILAQNIRVDRREAKQAYNYLNDFRMNPKKYGRQIRVNNLRNVKQSKLVWNDKLAKVAEERAKDMARRNYFDHTDPDGYGPNYHISQAGYALNPDWLKKRSTNNFESIGANHDTAIEGIQSFIVGKGSPGFMHRKHMLGLDAWNASLKDVGIGFVRVKKGAAYKTYLCVLIAKHDW; encoded by the coding sequence ATGAGGTATCTATTATTTGCTTTTATCCTATGGGCCCAGCCTATCTTGGCTCAAAATATTCGAGTTGACCGTCGTGAGGCCAAACAGGCCTATAATTATTTGAACGATTTTAGGATGAATCCTAAAAAATATGGCCGACAAATCCGTGTTAACAATCTTAGAAACGTAAAACAATCAAAACTTGTTTGGAATGATAAGCTTGCCAAGGTTGCTGAAGAACGCGCAAAAGACATGGCAAGGCGCAATTATTTCGACCATACCGACCCAGATGGATATGGTCCCAACTATCATATCAGCCAAGCTGGATATGCACTGAATCCTGATTGGTTGAAGAAAAGATCTACCAATAATTTCGAATCCATTGGTGCCAACCATGATACGGCCATCGAAGGAATCCAATCTTTTATTGTCGGAAAAGGATCTCCGGGTTTTATGCACCGAAAACATATGTTGGGCTTAGATGCTTGGAATGCCTCCTTGAAAGACGTAGGAATCGGATTTGTAAGGGTAAAAAAAGGTGCTGCCTATAAAACATATCTCTGCGTATTAATCGCAAAGCATGATTGGTAA
- the nadD gene encoding nicotinate (nicotinamide) nucleotide adenylyltransferase, with amino-acid sequence MSNSKVGLFFGSFNPIHIGHLIIANYMANYTTLDEVWFVVSPQNPFKDKKSLGNMYDRLEMVNLAIEGSENLRASDIEFSLPQPSYTIDTLTHLAEKYPNKDFLLIMGEDNLQGLMKWKNADIILRDYKIIVYPRPGYNAGEMKEHPSVLMTDTPVMELSSTFLRNAIKEGKSVKFYTPDAVIDFIDKKGLYSS; translated from the coding sequence ATGTCAAATAGTAAAGTTGGTTTATTCTTCGGTTCGTTCAATCCTATTCACATAGGACACCTGATTATAGCCAATTATATGGCCAACTATACTACCTTGGATGAAGTGTGGTTTGTTGTATCTCCCCAGAATCCTTTTAAAGATAAAAAGAGCCTCGGGAATATGTATGACCGCCTTGAAATGGTAAACCTTGCTATTGAAGGTTCTGAAAATTTGCGCGCAAGTGATATCGAATTCAGTCTGCCACAACCATCCTATACAATAGATACCCTAACACATCTTGCCGAAAAATATCCGAATAAAGACTTCTTACTGATTATGGGTGAGGACAATCTGCAGGGGTTGATGAAATGGAAGAATGCAGATATTATCTTGCGGGATTATAAAATCATTGTTTATCCTAGGCCGGGCTATAATGCTGGCGAAATGAAAGAACACCCGTCCGTATTGATGACTGATACACCTGTAATGGAACTTTCATCGACTTTCCTCCGAAATGCTATCAAAGAAGGTAAATCTGTAAAATTCTATACCCCTGATGCGGTAATCGATTTTATTGATAAAAAAGGGCTGTATTCTTCTTAA
- a CDS encoding YicC/YloC family endoribonuclease, whose protein sequence is MIKSMTGYGIGTAENGTVKYTVEIKSLNSKFLELNLRLPKAVSDKELLLRGECSKLIERGKVNINISTEYVDQTTKGANINADLLKAYYKQLQDIGFQLGDTKANMFELALNMPEVISHDDEIDEEEGKVLVDAFHAAVVQFNKFRGDEGAVLKKDLQHRVSLILSYLKEVEAVEGSRIPLIRERINQYMEEAVGKENVDMNRFEQELVFYIEKLDITEEKVRLRSHCDYFVQALNSDDSNGKKLGFISQEMGREINTLGSKANNAQIQQIVVKMKDELEKVKEQLLNVL, encoded by the coding sequence ATGATAAAATCGATGACAGGTTATGGTATTGGTACTGCAGAGAACGGTACTGTAAAATATACCGTAGAGATCAAATCCTTAAATTCTAAGTTCCTCGAACTAAACCTTCGCTTGCCAAAAGCTGTTTCCGACAAAGAATTATTACTGCGTGGGGAATGTAGCAAGTTAATCGAACGTGGTAAGGTAAATATTAACATCAGCACCGAATACGTTGATCAGACCACCAAAGGGGCAAACATCAATGCAGACTTATTAAAAGCATATTACAAGCAATTGCAGGATATCGGCTTTCAATTGGGCGATACCAAGGCAAATATGTTTGAATTAGCATTGAATATGCCGGAAGTAATCAGCCATGATGATGAGATCGATGAAGAAGAAGGAAAGGTATTAGTAGATGCATTTCACGCTGCCGTGGTTCAGTTCAATAAATTTAGGGGAGATGAAGGTGCTGTCCTTAAGAAAGACCTTCAGCATCGTGTATCCTTGATTTTATCATACTTAAAAGAAGTTGAAGCAGTAGAAGGTAGCCGCATTCCTTTGATCCGTGAAAGGATCAACCAATATATGGAGGAAGCTGTAGGGAAAGAAAATGTCGATATGAACCGTTTCGAACAAGAATTGGTGTTCTATATTGAGAAATTAGATATCACAGAGGAAAAGGTTCGCTTACGCTCACACTGCGACTATTTTGTACAAGCATTAAACAGCGATGACTCAAACGGTAAAAAACTAGGTTTTATTTCTCAGGAGATGGGTCGTGAGATCAATACTCTTGGTTCAAAAGCCAACAATGCGCAGATCCAACAAATCGTTGTTAAAATGAAGGATGAGTTGGAAAAAGTAAAGGAACAACTATTAAACGTATTGTAA
- the dnaN gene encoding DNA polymerase III subunit beta, whose amino-acid sequence MRFIVSTSILLKQLQAISGASSSSTVLPILENFLFEIKDNILTISATDLQTSMVTTLQIEAKEEGRVAMPSKILIETLKTLPDQPVAFSVDTKTLAIEISAGDGKYKLSGENADDFPKIPVVENISTVNIAAPILLEAINKTIFAVSNDELRPAMSGVYVQLAEQSTTFVATDAHKLVRYRRTDVSAEKPTSIILPKKALTLLKSSLPSDDVNVSIEYNNTNAFFQFGTINLICRLIDERYPDYEAVIPRLNPNKLTVDRSLFLNTLRRVVIFANKTTHQVRLKISGSELHISAEDLDFSNEAHERLSCQFEGEDMEIGFNAKFLVEMLNNLNCEEVVLEMSTPNRAGLLVPAVKEDHEDILMLVMPVMLNNI is encoded by the coding sequence ATGAGATTTATTGTATCAACATCTATATTACTGAAACAATTACAAGCTATTAGTGGCGCCTCTAGCTCCAGTACGGTGCTACCTATTCTAGAGAATTTTTTGTTTGAGATCAAAGACAACATCCTGACTATTTCAGCAACCGACTTGCAAACCAGTATGGTTACTACTTTGCAGATTGAAGCAAAAGAAGAAGGACGTGTGGCCATGCCATCAAAAATCTTGATCGAAACCCTAAAAACTCTCCCAGATCAACCTGTAGCATTCTCAGTAGATACTAAAACTCTAGCAATCGAGATTTCTGCCGGTGACGGTAAGTACAAACTTAGCGGTGAAAACGCCGATGATTTCCCGAAAATTCCTGTCGTAGAAAATATATCAACAGTAAATATTGCTGCACCAATTCTCTTGGAAGCAATCAATAAAACAATCTTTGCAGTGAGCAACGATGAACTTCGACCAGCAATGTCCGGTGTGTATGTTCAATTGGCTGAGCAATCAACCACATTTGTCGCTACAGATGCACACAAGCTTGTACGTTATCGTAGAACTGATGTAAGCGCCGAAAAACCTACATCAATCATTCTGCCTAAAAAAGCACTAACTCTTTTAAAATCGTCACTTCCATCAGATGATGTGAATGTGTCAATTGAATACAACAACACAAATGCTTTCTTCCAATTTGGCACCATTAACCTGATCTGTCGTTTGATCGATGAGCGTTATCCAGATTATGAAGCTGTTATTCCGCGCCTCAACCCGAACAAACTTACCGTAGACCGTTCTTTATTTTTGAACACCCTACGTCGTGTCGTAATCTTTGCAAACAAAACAACCCATCAGGTTCGTTTAAAGATTTCAGGAAGCGAATTGCATATCTCTGCTGAAGATCTGGACTTTTCAAATGAAGCACATGAAAGATTGAGCTGCCAATTTGAAGGGGAAGACATGGAAATCGGATTTAATGCTAAGTTCTTGGTTGAAATGCTTAATAACTTGAATTGTGAAGAAGTAGTTCTTGAAATGAGCACGCCTAATCGTGCAGGTTTATTAGTTCCAGCAGTAAAAGAAGACCATGAGGATATCTTAATGTTGGTAATGCCTGTAATGTTGAACAATATTTAA